DNA from Rhinatrema bivittatum chromosome 16, aRhiBiv1.1, whole genome shotgun sequence:
TCAGCTTCATCCTGCTTATCTCCCTAATGATGTCCTTCCTCTGCTCCTTGTCATTCATTGGTCGCCCTCTAAAGGTGACCTGTCTGCTTCGACAACCTGCATTTGGgattatattttctgtttctatttcttctaTATTGGCTAAAACCCTCACAGTTGCTATGGTCTTCAATGCTACGAGACCTGGCAGCAGGTTTAAGAAATGGTTAAAGACCAGAATATCCCTCTATCTTGTTCTTCTGTGTTCAGTGGGTGAAGTCCTGATATGCACTGTGTGGCTCCTCATGTCTCCTCCATTCCCAGAGTTGGACACAAAATCTGAAACAGGGAAAATTATATTAAAGTGTAGTGAGGGATCTGTAACTGCTTTCTATATTATGGTTGGATACATGGGATTTCTGGCATTGTTAAGTTTTGTTGTTTCATTCCTAGTAAGGAAGTTACCTGACACATTCAATGAGGCCCAGTTTATCTCCTTCAGCATGCTGGTGTTCTGCTGTGTTTGGGTGTCCTTTATCCCAGCGTACCTGAGCACCAAAGGCAAATACATGGTGGCTGTGGAGATATTTGCTATCCTGGCTTCCAGTGCTGGTCTTCTGGGTTGTATATTTATTCCCAAATGCTACATTATTTTGCTAAAGCCTAACATGAACACAAAAGAATTAGtaaggaaatattaaaaaaaatacaacttctAAATGAGTATTTTGCCAGAAGGGAATGCCAGCTCTGTTCATAATATTTTTCAGGCATTGGTTATATGAACGTACAAAACACTGAGAGGTAAAccccaaataaaataataataataataatattgtgtgatattgaattaatttcactattcttttttatttgtttttgaaacTCAAAACAATTGAGTGAAAAGGTTTATAGCATGGGTAGCGAGACCTCTTGGCCCATCCACACTCACCACTCCCTTGCAATCTCATAAGAAAACTCAGACAACATTTCTTGTGTAAATAAAGTCACAGGCTTTATTGTGTAAACATCTTACCTGAGCCATAACAATGAATATCAGTTCCACCCCTATGTATATAGACTGGGTGTCCCACCACCACATCCCAGTGGGAACCACCAATGACCCACCTGGTGCTCAGCGTCCTTCTGGTGAGTCATCACCTTCAGTTGAGGCCTTCTCCATCCACCACCCAGCAGGAAATCTCCTCTGTAAGATAAgctctgaggaaattaaaaaggttTATTGCATTTTTCTGTCCAATTTAGCTTTAAGCTTATGCAATTTAAAGATTAGAATAGGCCAAAGATATTTGATTGTGCAAGTACACACTAACAATCTTTAGATCATAATAAGAATAAAGGAAATGTAACTGATGCTTAAGGTTGTATTGTCAGACTTTTTGGCTCCATGGATGAGATAAAGGTTAAGAAGACTAGAAGTCAAGGTTTCCTAATCAGAAATATGCATTATCCTTTCTTATCAGTAACAAAATGTGCTGTGCATATAGATAATTGCAGATAATTATAATTAAAACTTAGGACATCCTGACCTGTTGACTAATAGTGACCTAAGACATAAGTTGTTGAAATAAAATGCAAAAGTGAGACTGTGATTAGTCAATCTGACATGTTTTGCCTACATCATGACTTTATATGCAGAAAGAATACATTAAGTTTGCTGTATGTAATGAATTTGGTAATGCCCACTGAGTGTCTGTCTGAAGTGTGACATTCTCCATGTGATTTTACATGTAAATTTGGTAGCATTGTGCAACCATAAATGTGTCTACTTTTTGTAGAGCAAATtagagggaaaaaataaaaatctccacAATTATGGTGGAGGCACTTAAGATCAAGCTGCTATAATATGATTTGTGATCAACTTAAAAGTCATTTTAAATGCCCTATGTGCTCAAAAGCTAGGAAATATGTGTGTGTCTCGGGCGGTTCATACCACGTGGATTTAaaaagcatgtgagtatgtgcgtatctcctggtagaCATAGAAATCAAATACATaacaaaaggggcagggaatgggcatggtATTGGcagataataagaacataagaacaagccatactaggtcagaccaagggtccatcaagcccagtatcctgtttccaacagtggccaatccagccataagaacctggcaagttcccaaaaactaagcctatcccatgttattgttgctagtaatagcagtggctattttctaagccaacttaattattagcaggtatggacttctccaagaacgtatccaattcttttttaaacacagctacactaattgcactaatcacatcccatggcaacaaattccagagtttaattgtgcatggaatgaaaaagaactttcttcgattagttttaaatgtgccacatgctaacttcatggagtgtcccctagtccttctattatccgaaagagtaaataacaaattcatatttaccagttctagaccactcatgattttaaatgcctctatcatatcccccctcagccgtctcttctccaagctgaacagccctaacctcttcagcctttcctcatagggaagctgttccatcccctttatcatcccctttatcaactacaccttgtttaaccatatcctctatcgtttacctgtgtgaattaataacctgtcctttctcttccttctcatccaagttcttatcaccctgttatatgtaactgccttttcagcaccatcgttatagttatgtttactatgtttactatgcacccatgttctatgtgaaccagcatgatgtgactgctgtctcgaatgccggtatataaaaatcggaaataaataaataaataaataaatcattttggtcgcccttctctgtaccttctccatcgcaactatatcttttttgagatgcggcgaccagaattgtacacagtattcaaggtgcggtgtcaccatggagtgatacagagacattatgacattttccgttttattaaccattccctttctaataattcccaacattctgtttgcttttttgactgccgcagcacactgcaccgacgatttcaatgtgttatccactatgacacctagatcttgttcttgggtggtagctcctaatatgcatcctacatcgtgtaaatacagcatgggttatttttcctaataTGCATTCCCTTGCACTTATCCAACCAAATATAAACtatttgaaagaaaataaattgtttaCATCTAGATTAGAACATTTGTAAAACGTAGTGAGAGCGGGGAACCTGTGTTTCATTAATTTCCCTAAAGACCCATCTGTGGCTCCTAAAGAAATGTGGGAAACAATAATTGACCGATATTTTGAAAATTCCGGAACAAACATTTCCATTTATTTCGAGAGCCTACTACATTCCTTCTTTAAGAAGGGCACTGTCGGTACAAATGGTGTGCAGGCTCTATTCACCTGTTAAAAATTCCCCATTAGATTTAACAGCTGTTTTGGAAACCTCTCAGAAGGATTTTGGTTAAACCAGCATCAttgattgtttcttttcttttggattCTGATAAAGATTGGATCCTTAGATTGTTTTTCGCCACTGCTCAGAACTTTTCCTGAATTTGAAAGTCTGTGCCTATTCAGACCTTGCATGATTAAcacagaagagaaggaagcaatttttatTATTGAGGCCTAAAGTTTTTGGAGCTGGGGGCTTTATTTATTCTAACATTTCATTGCAAGTGTATTATTAAGTATTTTAATATTTCTTATACATTCTTTCTACCATCACAATTATCTTTCTGAGTAATAAATTCTCTTCTATTCCATGTTCTTCTCCTAATGCCTGGTTAGGATGCAGATGTCCCAGATTGTCATTCAGTTTTGGTATGTGATATTGGAATCTCTATATAGAGAACTTGTAAAAGGTGAAACTATAATtcgttttatatatttttttttccttatatgtTTTTTGTGTTTCATATGATTGCATTTTCAAGTattttcttgaaatgtatttgaaaatagCATTAAAAAGAAGTCCAACCTACATGGAATAAGCATGGTAAAGAAGcactcataaaacaataaataaaacagaacaagAGAAATACTTATTATATTTTCTATGCTCACCCTGTTAATGGATCAGATTTCTTAAACCACTCCCCCGCCCCCATCTATTATTTAGCTTTTCTTTTACTCttttaaccctgacccttaaaattcTACTGACTCACCTAGTTCttattattttaatacttactcaCCATTTAGTGTTCTAAATAtgaaaatcatagaacatatagaaagacatggtttaatggaacaaaccccaatatttaaaaagggctccaggggcgatccgggaaactacagaccggttagcctgacttcagtgccaggaaaaatagtggaaagtgttctaaacatcaaaatcacagaacatatagaaagacatggtttaatggaacaaagtcagcatggctttacccagggcaaatcttgcctcacaaatctgcttcacttttttgaaggagttaataaacatgtggataaaggtgaaccagtagatgtagtatacttggattttcagaaggcgtttgacaaagttcctcctgagaggcttctaggaaaagtaaaaagtcatgggataggtggcgatgtccttttgtggattacaaaccggctaaaagacaggaaacagagagtaggattaaatggacaattttctcagtggaagggaatgggcagtggagtgcctcagggatctgtattgggaccctcacttttcaatatatttataaatgaactggaaagaaatacgacgagtgaggtaatcaattttgcagatgatacaatattattcagagtagttaaatcacaggtagattgtgataaattgcaggaagaccttgtgagactggaaaattgggcatccaaatggcagatgaaatttagtgtggttaagtgcaaggtgatgcatatagggaaaaataaccatgctatagttactcaatgttaggttccatattaggagctaccacccaagaaagatctaggtgtcatagtggataaaacattgaaattgtcggttcagtgtgctgtggcagtcaaaaaagcaaacagaatgttgggaattattagaaagggaatggagaataaaacggaaaatgtcataatacctctgtatcactccatggtgagatcacaccttgaatactgtgtacacgtTTTGGTGTGAGGAGTGgtgtggaagaggaagtgagataTGAAGGAgtgatgtggaggaggaggtgaggcgtggaggaggaggagtggtgtgg
Protein-coding regions in this window:
- the LOC115077731 gene encoding vomeronasal type-2 receptor 26-like, with amino-acid sequence MTHQKDSEHQVVIGGSHWDVVVDTQSIYIGVELYIPLLWLRYAGIKDTQTQQNTSMLKEINWGLIELCQIPRSVCSESCPPGYRKAPQKGKPLCCYDCVPCPEGEITNMMDMENCEPCPEDQWSNQKRNRCIPRAIDFLSYEDPLGLALASVAIFFSMVTAGVMGIFKKHKDTALVKANNRDLSFILLISLMMSFLCSLSFIGRPLKVTCLLRQPAFGIIFSVSISSILAKTLTVAMVFNATRPGSRFKKWLKTRISLYLVLLCSVGEVLICTVWLLMSPPFPELDTKSETGKIILKCSEGSVTAFYIMVGYMGFLALLSFVVSFLVRKLPDTFNEAQFISFSMLVFCCVWVSFIPAYLSTKGKYMVAVEIFAILASSAGLLGCIFIPKCYIILLKPNMNTKELAQSYLLSGSEQQDLDVGKPL